A stretch of Candidatus Dormiibacterota bacterium DNA encodes these proteins:
- a CDS encoding PQQ-binding-like beta-propeller repeat protein yields the protein MKRGALLCLLSIMVLGIVGSGALTGSQTPSLGVRNTAGELIGVMDESGNAYAVQRPDGKPLRLVPYVQSLLASVAGADWTGTGAYTGAPIDPAIRRVTHDDPDRGIRIGPDGHVELLDPASGEAALDQATGQPAPQLTSPPTIDRMTTSGGYYQTFQPGAAVGVLGSAVTYYLNNGSSWQSGAGTYRLFEPMVDHVEVSGQTIRYVLGPPPNGLLYDQTDFDSGDHSSQGSLGASGALVIETVAGATTAVLRGRAEILSNDPTYYGDRFNYFSAPVGAIVPFEVTYTLYNATWTQDTFSTSFYYSYSGVVDFAHPISVPKVTGLAIAGSTQVPAQSTAQFFATVLYENGVQKNVTDAATWAVEPAALASVDHGLLSTGTPDPSPAPLTLHATYTEGGIEVQADKVVLLVAGGSAALAESWEMYQADSSHSGWLPVILEPQSFAVRWQRTVAAGKPLNPVTEAGGRVFVSLLTYFGSGPAFFALDSRDGETLWSKDFGRVFSVNPPAYAYGNVYIQTGDHASDTWLYAFDAETGDRVFKVPHAAQWERYYAPTIFNGTVYVDGGYYGGMYAFDAFSGQQRWFVGLQQYDQWTPAVDDSYAYAYVGSYSPGLYVFNRLTGVPVFMIQDRNFEWNGWSMNLAPVLGASHDVLAIHNGRLISFDTQSRSIRFEIAGGFTGQPSVAHGAIYAIRYGGLAVLDEDTGAEVWSWQSLGGALTNTLIVTESHVIATTGTSTFAVDLLERDLVWSYPVGGNLALGDDMLYIASANGVLTAISMPGFSPATLVKLEIAGPSQVQENSTAQFSAMAYYDDGRVRNRTLVAQWSIDSAPSASLDTNGVLTTTELFTPVQPVTIHATYSENGVSVEAQKTINVIIGVTLDQFVIRNLAGARSMTQHVLEELSEASVREQAARAVLGRQAPATPSRIRALNDLVRAINWGRLGQQSLDRDQRELNDAMMEMNQGGTTSAPIRRPPNLP from the coding sequence ATGAAGCGCGGAGCTCTGCTGTGCCTGCTGTCGATCATGGTGCTTGGTATTGTGGGAAGCGGTGCGCTGACGGGCTCGCAAACGCCCTCGCTGGGCGTCAGAAACACTGCGGGCGAGCTGATTGGCGTCATGGACGAGAGCGGAAACGCCTACGCCGTCCAGCGTCCGGACGGCAAGCCGCTGCGGCTCGTTCCGTACGTCCAGTCGCTGCTCGCGAGCGTTGCCGGCGCGGACTGGACGGGAACGGGAGCGTATACGGGCGCCCCGATCGATCCGGCGATCCGCCGGGTGACGCATGACGACCCGGACCGGGGCATCCGGATCGGGCCGGACGGCCACGTCGAGCTGCTTGACCCCGCGTCCGGAGAGGCCGCTCTGGATCAGGCCACCGGGCAGCCGGCCCCGCAGTTGACAAGCCCCCCGACGATCGATCGGATGACGACGTCCGGAGGCTACTACCAGACCTTCCAGCCGGGCGCGGCCGTCGGCGTGCTGGGAAGTGCTGTGACCTATTACCTCAATAACGGGTCGAGCTGGCAGAGCGGCGCAGGCACGTACCGGCTCTTCGAGCCAATGGTTGATCACGTGGAGGTCTCGGGTCAGACGATCCGCTACGTCCTCGGCCCGCCGCCAAACGGCCTGCTGTACGACCAGACGGACTTCGACTCCGGTGACCACTCGTCGCAGGGATCGCTGGGCGCGTCGGGGGCGCTCGTGATCGAGACGGTGGCGGGCGCGACCACCGCGGTGCTGCGCGGCCGGGCCGAAATCCTGTCGAACGACCCGACGTATTATGGCGACCGGTTCAATTACTTCAGCGCTCCCGTCGGGGCGATCGTGCCGTTCGAGGTGACCTACACGCTGTACAACGCGACCTGGACCCAGGACACGTTCTCGACATCCTTTTACTACTCCTATTCCGGGGTGGTGGACTTCGCGCACCCGATCTCGGTCCCGAAGGTCACAGGCCTCGCGATCGCCGGCTCGACGCAGGTGCCGGCGCAGTCCACGGCCCAATTCTTCGCGACCGTGCTGTACGAGAACGGCGTGCAGAAGAACGTCACCGACGCGGCCACCTGGGCGGTCGAGCCGGCCGCCCTCGCCAGCGTCGACCACGGGCTCCTCTCCACCGGCACGCCGGACCCCTCGCCGGCCCCGCTCACCCTCCACGCCACCTACACGGAGGGCGGGATCGAGGTGCAGGCCGACAAGGTCGTCCTCCTGGTCGCGGGTGGATCGGCGGCGCTGGCCGAGTCGTGGGAGATGTACCAGGCCGACAGCAGCCACAGCGGCTGGCTGCCCGTCATCCTGGAGCCGCAGTCGTTCGCCGTTCGCTGGCAGCGGACGGTGGCGGCCGGTAAGCCGCTCAACCCGGTGACCGAGGCGGGAGGGCGGGTCTTCGTGTCCCTCCTGACCTACTTCGGCAGCGGCCCCGCGTTCTTCGCCCTCGACTCCCGGGACGGCGAGACGCTCTGGTCGAAGGATTTCGGCAGGGTCTTCTCGGTCAATCCGCCGGCCTACGCATATGGCAATGTCTACATCCAGACCGGCGACCATGCCAGCGACACCTGGCTGTACGCGTTCGACGCCGAGACGGGCGATCGAGTCTTCAAGGTGCCTCACGCGGCCCAGTGGGAGCGCTACTACGCACCGACCATCTTCAACGGCACGGTGTACGTCGACGGCGGCTACTACGGCGGGATGTACGCCTTCGACGCATTCTCAGGCCAGCAGCGCTGGTTCGTCGGACTGCAGCAGTACGACCAGTGGACGCCGGCGGTGGACGACTCCTACGCCTACGCGTACGTGGGCTCCTACAGTCCAGGCCTCTACGTCTTCAACCGACTCACCGGCGTGCCGGTCTTCATGATCCAGGACCGGAACTTCGAGTGGAATGGCTGGAGCATGAATCTGGCGCCGGTCCTCGGCGCCTCTCACGACGTCCTGGCCATCCACAACGGTCGCCTGATCAGCTTCGACACCCAGTCCCGGTCGATCCGCTTCGAGATCGCGGGCGGGTTCACGGGACAGCCGTCGGTCGCCCACGGAGCGATTTACGCGATCAGATACGGCGGGCTGGCCGTGCTCGATGAGGACACCGGAGCGGAGGTCTGGTCCTGGCAGTCCCTCGGCGGCGCGCTCACGAACACGCTGATCGTGACCGAGTCGCACGTGATCGCGACCACGGGCACCAGCACTTTCGCGGTCGACCTGCTCGAACGCGATCTCGTCTGGAGCTATCCAGTCGGAGGAAACCTCGCGCTTGGAGACGACATGCTCTACATCGCGTCGGCGAACGGAGTCCTGACCGCCATTTCGATGCCCGGGTTCTCGCCGGCCACGCTGGTGAAGCTCGAGATTGCCGGACCCTCGCAGGTCCAGGAGAACTCGACCGCCCAGTTCTCGGCGATGGCCTACTACGACGACGGCCGGGTGCGCAACCGGACACTGGTCGCCCAGTGGTCGATCGACTCTGCCCCGTCCGCCAGTCTTGACACGAACGGGGTCCTCACAACCACCGAGCTGTTCACACCCGTACAGCCGGTCACGATCCACGCCACGTACAGCGAGAACGGTGTCAGCGTCGAGGCGCAGAAAACAATCAACGTCATCATCGGCGTCACGCTCGACCAGTTCGTGATTCGCAACCTTGCAGGAGCCAGGAGCATGACGCAGCATGTCCTGGAGGAGCTGAGCGAGGCCTCCGTGCGCGAACAGGCGGCCCGAGCGGTGCTGGGGCGGCAGGCGCCCGCTACGCCGTCGCGGATCCGCGCGCTCAACGACCTGGTGCGGGCCATCAACTGGGGCCGACTGGGTCAGCAGAGCCTGGACCGCGATCAGAGAGAGCTGAACGACGCCATGATGGAAATGAACCAGGGAGGCACGACCTCGGCACCGATCCGAAGACCACCGAATCTGCCCTGA
- a CDS encoding GFA family protein: MSRTEEVHEGSCCCGRVTYRMQGPYGTFSHCHCTDCRKTHGAAFATYIGVAGARFSFLKGESEVGSHTTESGTRRTFCRHCGSTLTGTVAAEPDNIYVATGTLDTPLDRKPEYHIFLRSKVPWIEIHDGLPQHQKFAD, from the coding sequence ATGTCCAGGACGGAGGAGGTCCACGAGGGTTCGTGCTGCTGCGGGCGCGTGACGTACCGGATGCAGGGGCCGTACGGCACGTTCAGCCACTGCCATTGCACCGATTGCCGCAAGACACACGGCGCCGCGTTCGCCACCTACATCGGCGTCGCCGGCGCGCGCTTCAGTTTCCTCAAGGGGGAGAGCGAGGTCGGCAGTCACACGACCGAATCAGGCACGCGCCGCACGTTCTGCCGTCACTGCGGCTCGACCCTCACCGGCACCGTGGCGGCCGAGCCGGACAATATCTACGTCGCGACCGGGACTCTCGACACGCCTCTTGATCGGAAGCCCGAATACCACATCTTCCTTCGCAGCAAGGTCCCCTGGATCGAGATCCACGACGGCCTGCCGCAGCACCAGAAGTTCGCGGATTAG
- a CDS encoding DEAD/DEAH box helicase: MSFTELGLAEEIARSVREEGYETPTPIQAGAIPAILAGRDLIGCAQTGTGKTAAFTLPILNRLRAGARGRLRALILTPTRELALQVTEALRVYGRHVRLDSAVVHGGVGLQPQESKLRRGVDILVATPGRLLDHIQRRNVDFRSLEVLVLDEADRMLDMGFIKDVRRIIGVLPRVRQTLLFSATMPDAIRRLAQEIQRDPVHVEVAPRRSAPAHGVRQTLLPVTSGRKRDLMAHLLETEARGLTLVFTRTKHGADKLARHLEGRGHAVALLHGNRSQSQRTRALDAFRGKRARVMVATDIAGRGIDVDGIDHVVNYDLPNVPEDYVHRIGRTARAGATGDALSLVSPEDHPHVRGIEALIGQTLERRVVPGFADGGTAQRPGPRLAPQSPARIPQRPQMPRPGQPRPWRPDSQAHRTAPSQPVAEAAPPARRTSQIWRGRGARRLA, encoded by the coding sequence GTGTCATTCACTGAACTTGGACTGGCAGAGGAGATTGCGCGCTCGGTGCGCGAAGAGGGGTATGAGACGCCCACGCCGATTCAGGCGGGCGCCATCCCCGCCATCCTGGCCGGCCGCGACCTCATCGGCTGCGCCCAGACCGGCACCGGCAAGACCGCCGCATTCACCCTGCCGATCCTCAATCGCCTGCGCGCCGGAGCACGCGGCCGCCTGCGGGCGCTGATCCTGACCCCGACGCGCGAGCTGGCGCTGCAAGTCACCGAGGCGCTGCGGGTCTATGGCCGCCACGTGCGGCTCGATTCCGCGGTCGTGCACGGCGGCGTCGGCCTGCAGCCGCAGGAATCGAAGCTGCGCCGCGGCGTCGACATCCTGGTGGCGACACCGGGGCGGCTTCTCGATCACATCCAGCGCCGCAACGTCGATTTCCGAAGTCTCGAGGTGCTGGTCCTGGACGAGGCGGACCGCATGCTCGACATGGGGTTCATCAAGGACGTGCGCCGCATCATCGGCGTTCTTCCCAGGGTCCGCCAGACGCTGCTGTTCTCGGCGACCATGCCCGACGCGATCCGCCGCCTTGCGCAGGAGATCCAGCGCGACCCGGTGCACGTCGAGGTGGCGCCGCGCCGCTCGGCTCCGGCCCATGGCGTGCGGCAGACGCTGCTGCCGGTCACGAGCGGCCGCAAGCGCGACCTGATGGCGCACCTGCTCGAGACCGAGGCGCGCGGCCTGACGCTGGTGTTCACGCGCACCAAGCACGGCGCCGATAAGCTGGCCCGTCATCTCGAAGGACGCGGTCACGCCGTCGCGCTCCTGCACGGCAACCGCAGCCAGTCCCAGCGGACGCGGGCGCTCGACGCGTTCCGCGGCAAACGGGCCCGTGTGATGGTCGCCACCGACATCGCCGGCCGCGGCATCGACGTCGACGGCATCGACCACGTGGTCAACTACGATCTGCCGAACGTTCCCGAGGACTACGTCCACCGCATCGGGCGCACGGCACGCGCCGGGGCGACCGGCGACGCTCTGTCGCTGGTCTCTCCGGAAGATCACCCGCACGTGCGCGGGATCGAGGCGCTCATCGGCCAGACCCTGGAGCGCAGGGTCGTGCCGGGATTCGCCGACGGGGGAACGGCGCAGCGGCCGGGGCCCCGGTTGGCGCCGCAGTCGCCGGCACGGATTCCGCAGCGGCCGCAGATGCCGCGTCCCGGGCAGCCGCGGCCGTGGCGCCCAGACAGTCAGGCGCACCGCACCGCGCCCAGCCAGCCGGTCGCCGAGGCAGCGCCGCCGGCCCGCCGGACCAGCCAGATCTGGAGAGGACGGGGCGCCCGGCGCCTGGCCTGA
- a CDS encoding PspC domain-containing protein, producing the protein MERRLTRDTRNAVLGGVAAGFAKYFDVDPVLARIVFIALTALSGAGLVAYVVGWIVMPRDDRGEGAAAHPGASTGTPAVDRMVDSVRQAGDRLADEFQRLPRRGGRSRAVAGGILIVLGALFLLDRLSWLHWPQWARLANLWPVILIAVGAFLILEAARGRAGKRP; encoded by the coding sequence ATGGAACGACGACTGACGAGGGACACGCGGAACGCCGTCCTGGGCGGAGTCGCCGCCGGATTCGCGAAGTATTTCGACGTGGACCCGGTCCTGGCGCGCATCGTGTTCATCGCGCTCACGGCGCTGAGCGGGGCCGGTCTCGTGGCCTATGTCGTCGGCTGGATCGTCATGCCGCGCGACGATCGGGGCGAGGGTGCGGCGGCGCATCCGGGCGCATCGACCGGAACGCCTGCGGTCGACAGGATGGTCGACTCGGTGCGCCAGGCGGGGGACCGGCTCGCCGACGAGTTCCAGCGTCTGCCCCGGAGAGGGGGGCGGAGCCGCGCCGTCGCCGGGGGGATCCTGATCGTGCTCGGCGCGCTGTTCCTCCTGGATCGGCTGTCGTGGCTGCACTGGCCGCAATGGGCGCGGCTGGCGAACCTGTGGCCGGTCATCCTGATCGCCGTCGGCGCCTTCCTGATCCTCGAGGCGGCGCGCGGCCGTGCCGGAAAGAGACCGTGA
- a CDS encoding GMP synthase → MTKRDEDAAIAGRARGAPPPGAAGPRPLTGRSVPPMFLQTLPRILIVRTGSTAVEVQRTHGDYDRWFRDALAKHDLAFDLCDATRGPIPDLTSHVGVVVTGSVKSVLRPEPWMDGLAAFLRGADQIGVPVLAVCFGCQALARARGGSVVRSPAGWEIGRVEVTPTTEARLDPLFEGLPSPLPVLATHEDRVESLPPGGVLLAGNDSAPIQAFRVGESVWGVQFNPEATPGILRDLILLRRRILEEDARAHGLPAEGHVERLLDRLERFEPGPARLMLDNFVRLCLRDREPGRTM, encoded by the coding sequence ATGACCAAGCGCGACGAGGACGCCGCGATCGCCGGACGGGCGCGCGGCGCGCCGCCGCCCGGAGCGGCGGGGCCGCGGCCGCTGACCGGGCGCAGTGTCCCTCCGATGTTCCTGCAGACTCTGCCCCGCATCCTGATCGTCAGGACCGGCTCGACGGCCGTCGAGGTGCAGCGCACCCACGGCGACTACGATCGCTGGTTCAGGGATGCCCTGGCGAAGCACGATCTGGCGTTCGATCTGTGCGACGCGACGCGGGGGCCGATCCCGGACCTGACGTCGCACGTCGGTGTCGTCGTCACCGGGTCTGTGAAGTCGGTCCTCAGGCCCGAGCCGTGGATGGACGGGCTCGCCGCCTTCCTGCGCGGGGCGGACCAGATCGGCGTGCCGGTCCTGGCGGTCTGCTTCGGCTGTCAGGCGCTGGCCCGGGCGCGCGGCGGGAGCGTGGTGAGGAGCCCGGCCGGGTGGGAGATCGGGAGGGTCGAGGTGACGCCGACCACGGAGGCGCGGCTCGACCCGCTGTTCGAGGGACTGCCGTCTCCTCTCCCGGTCCTGGCGACGCACGAGGACCGCGTGGAGTCTCTCCCGCCGGGCGGCGTCCTGCTGGCCGGCAACGACAGCGCGCCGATCCAGGCGTTCCGCGTCGGTGAAAGCGTGTGGGGGGTGCAGTTCAATCCCGAGGCCACGCCGGGGATCCTGCGCGACTTGATCCTGCTGCGCCGGCGGATCCTCGAAGAGGACGCGCGGGCGCACGGCCTGCCGGCGGAGGGGCACGTCGAGCGCCTCCTCGATCGCCTGGAGCGTTTCGAGCCGGGCCCGGCGCGCCTGATGCTCGACAACTTCGTGCGTCTCTGCCTGCGCGATCGCGAGCCCGGCCGCACGATGTGA